In Streptomyces sp. SN-593, a single genomic region encodes these proteins:
- a CDS encoding ABC transporter substrate-binding protein, giving the protein MWHKKIVLIAATTFLAAGLTACSDDKSGSSDAASDGSATKVTIALSNQANQSYLPLILAQRMGFFTKQGLDVKIDNLQGTPQVSDALLKGDVQGMIGFFDHNLDLQAKGKDTEAVVQLLQAPGMVEMTRTNESSLKSPADLRGKTVGVTSLGSASSTIGSYLAIHNNIPLSQTHLVAVAAGATFVAAFQHDRVDAGVTTEPTISTLLKKQLGTIVADMRTLAGTKAALGGPYPGTALTVQTAWANSHKATTQKMVNAIYQTLQWMESHSAAQITAQVPADFYSGSGKDQYIQALANEMGMYNPTGQMPTDAPQTVLRVLNAVDPAVKGHKIDLAKTYTDEYVQKAAQEKSSS; this is encoded by the coding sequence ATGTGGCACAAGAAGATCGTTCTCATAGCCGCGACGACGTTCCTGGCTGCAGGGCTGACGGCCTGCTCGGACGACAAGTCCGGCAGCAGTGACGCAGCGAGCGACGGCTCCGCGACGAAGGTGACGATCGCCCTGTCGAACCAGGCGAACCAGAGTTACCTCCCGCTCATCCTGGCCCAGCGGATGGGCTTCTTCACGAAGCAGGGCCTGGATGTGAAGATCGACAACCTCCAGGGCACCCCGCAGGTCTCCGACGCGCTGCTCAAGGGCGACGTCCAGGGCATGATCGGGTTCTTCGACCACAACCTCGACCTCCAGGCCAAGGGCAAGGACACCGAGGCGGTCGTCCAGTTGCTCCAGGCGCCCGGCATGGTGGAGATGACCCGCACCAACGAGTCGTCGCTCAAGTCCCCGGCGGACCTGCGCGGCAAGACCGTCGGTGTGACCTCGCTCGGCTCGGCCAGCTCCACCATCGGCTCCTACCTCGCGATCCACAACAACATCCCGCTGTCGCAGACCCACCTGGTGGCCGTGGCCGCGGGTGCCACGTTCGTGGCCGCCTTCCAGCACGACCGGGTCGACGCCGGCGTCACCACCGAGCCGACGATCTCCACCCTGCTCAAGAAGCAGCTCGGCACGATCGTCGCCGACATGCGCACGCTCGCCGGCACCAAGGCCGCCCTCGGCGGTCCGTACCCGGGCACCGCGCTGACCGTCCAGACGGCGTGGGCGAACAGCCACAAGGCCACCACGCAGAAGATGGTCAACGCGATCTACCAGACGCTCCAGTGGATGGAGTCGCACTCGGCCGCGCAGATCACCGCGCAGGTACCGGCCGACTTCTACTCCGGCAGCGGCAAGGACCAGTACATCCAGGCGCTGGCCAACGAGATGGGCATGTACAACCCGACCGGCCAGATGCCGACCGACGCGCCGCAGACCGTCCTGCGGGTGCTGAACGCGGTCGACCCGGCCGTCAAGGGCCACAAGATCGACCTGGCGAAGACCTACACCGACGAGTACGTCCAGAAGGCGGCGCAGGAGAAGTCCTCCTCCTGA
- a CDS encoding TetR/AcrR family transcriptional regulator, producing MPSADRRLQARRKPRQVRAELTRERILAAAAHVFAEHGYAAGTTNRIAEHARISIGSLYQYFPNKDAILAELLVRHIDRGSWTQADRLDLSPGSLETVVRTLVRDAVDNHRDDPHLLRIMIEEASPSRELLDSIERHGRVRTAQLRELLARHPDVRVRDLDTAAELILFTVETNTHRLMAHPRTIPVETFENELVDMVTRYLRGGDGG from the coding sequence ATGCCGTCGGCCGATCGCCGTCTCCAGGCACGTCGCAAGCCCCGCCAGGTACGCGCGGAGCTCACCCGCGAGCGGATCCTCGCGGCCGCTGCTCACGTTTTCGCCGAGCACGGCTACGCCGCCGGCACCACCAACCGCATCGCCGAGCACGCCCGCATCTCCATCGGCTCGCTGTACCAGTACTTCCCGAACAAGGACGCGATCCTCGCCGAGTTGCTGGTGCGGCACATCGACCGCGGTAGCTGGACGCAGGCCGACCGGCTCGACCTGTCCCCCGGCAGTCTGGAGACGGTGGTCCGGACGCTGGTGCGCGACGCGGTCGACAACCACCGCGACGATCCGCACCTGCTGCGGATCATGATCGAGGAGGCGTCGCCCTCCCGTGAGCTGCTCGACTCGATCGAACGCCACGGCAGGGTCCGCACAGCCCAGTTGCGCGAGCTCCTCGCCCGGCACCCGGACGTCCGCGTGCGCGACCTCGACACGGCGGCCGAGCTGATCCTGTTCACGGTGGAGACCAACACCCACCGGCTGATGGCCCATCCGCGGACCATCCCCGTCGAGACGTTCGAGAACGAGTTGGTGGACATGGTCACGCGGTACCTGCGCGGCGGCGACGGCGGCTGA
- a CDS encoding FkbM family methyltransferase has translation MSNPTTEALVTLGRWYVRNAPGTLGKGSLAGRWLNPHLRDTPRRRVTETESGARFAVDTQDLIQRYLYLFGTWEPRMTHWLRNRLGPGDTYIDVGANIGYFSVIASQLVGPSGHVVAIEASRPFLDRVEQNARLNGCTNIRAVHTAVSDKDQTLTFILASSANMGANSIVPWDGPTESVFDIDAHPLPDVLTDDEITRARVVKIDVEGAEGSVVRGMAPMLERLRPDAEVTVEVTPERMEQLGDSVEELLDTMRGAGFHVYRLANEYAASSYPTALDGTSAVPIRWRGPVTDESDLVFSRVDAETLP, from the coding sequence ATGAGCAACCCCACCACGGAGGCCCTGGTCACCCTGGGCCGCTGGTACGTGCGCAACGCCCCCGGCACCCTCGGCAAGGGCTCGCTGGCCGGCCGCTGGCTGAACCCGCACCTGCGGGACACCCCGCGCCGACGCGTCACCGAGACGGAGAGCGGCGCGCGCTTCGCCGTCGACACCCAGGACCTGATCCAGCGCTACCTGTACCTGTTCGGCACGTGGGAGCCGCGCATGACGCACTGGCTCCGCAACCGCCTGGGCCCGGGGGACACGTACATCGACGTCGGCGCGAACATCGGCTACTTCAGCGTGATCGCGTCGCAGCTCGTCGGACCCAGCGGCCACGTCGTCGCCATAGAGGCGTCGCGCCCCTTCCTGGACCGGGTCGAGCAGAACGCGCGCCTCAACGGCTGCACGAACATCCGCGCCGTGCACACCGCCGTCTCCGACAAGGACCAGACACTCACGTTCATCCTCGCCAGCTCGGCGAACATGGGCGCCAACAGCATCGTCCCCTGGGACGGCCCGACCGAGTCCGTCTTCGACATCGACGCACACCCGCTCCCCGACGTCCTCACCGACGACGAGATCACCCGCGCCCGGGTCGTCAAGATCGACGTCGAGGGCGCCGAGGGCAGCGTCGTACGGGGCATGGCGCCCATGCTCGAACGCCTACGGCCCGACGCCGAGGTCACCGTCGAGGTCACCCCCGAGCGCATGGAGCAACTCGGCGACTCCGTCGAGGAGCTGCTCGACACGATGCGCGGCGCCGGCTTCCACGTCTACCGGCTCGCCAACGAGTACGCCGCCTCTTCCTACCCGACAGCGCTCGACGGCACGTCCGCCGTACCGATCCGCTGGCGCGGCCCGGTGACGGACGAGAGCGACCTCGTCTTCTCCCGGGTCGACGCGGAAACCCTTCCCTGA
- a CDS encoding helix-turn-helix domain-containing protein: protein MTADSARPPEVKRARAGPRRLHHEPEAVAWARGKSGLTKRALAGLVGISEQLMGDIESGRRNATPANLVKIAAALNCPVVFLERKRNDGPPRPEAEPVPGPDPAPSTTVLLPPDSDHPAPTDD, encoded by the coding sequence GTGACGGCGGACTCCGCCCGGCCGCCCGAGGTGAAACGCGCCCGCGCCGGCCCCAGGCGACTGCACCACGAACCCGAGGCGGTCGCCTGGGCGCGGGGGAAGTCCGGGTTGACCAAGCGGGCACTGGCCGGTCTGGTCGGGATCTCCGAGCAGTTGATGGGCGACATCGAGTCCGGTCGGCGAAACGCCACCCCGGCGAACCTCGTGAAGATCGCCGCAGCGCTGAACTGCCCGGTCGTGTTTCTGGAACGCAAGCGCAACGACGGCCCGCCCCGGCCCGAGGCCGAACCGGTACCCGGACCCGACCCTGCGCCCTCGACCACGGTCCTCCTGCCTCCCGACTCCGACCACCCGGCACCGACCGACGACTGA
- a CDS encoding DUF6907 domain-containing protein, translating to MTIGTTDAELRVADRARAWKITTTNGISTSGYLPDWAEEDPSATGLDPRELHVTLADIGHRSPFHGVALNAFTRDGGTEQAHEIDAFQGEIVCHPFPDADVPDGALLPTVNVQLTPDCWLIGLGPQQLGALAAKLRAHADLLDGDVRPRLVAAREDWSVHHDVGSRRL from the coding sequence ATGACCATCGGCACCACGGATGCGGAGTTACGCGTAGCCGACCGGGCACGCGCCTGGAAGATCACCACCACCAACGGCATCAGCACCTCTGGATACCTCCCCGATTGGGCGGAGGAAGACCCCAGCGCGACCGGACTCGACCCCCGGGAACTGCACGTCACGCTGGCCGATATCGGGCATCGCAGCCCGTTCCACGGTGTGGCGTTGAATGCCTTCACCCGGGACGGCGGGACCGAGCAGGCTCACGAGATCGACGCGTTCCAGGGCGAGATCGTGTGCCACCCGTTTCCCGACGCGGACGTGCCGGACGGGGCGCTCTTGCCGACCGTCAACGTACAGCTCACGCCGGACTGCTGGCTGATCGGTCTGGGGCCGCAGCAACTCGGCGCTCTGGCGGCGAAGCTGCGCGCCCACGCCGACCTCTTGGACGGAGACGTGAGGCCCAGGCTGGTCGCAGCCCGTGAGGACTGGAGCGTTCATCACGACGTGGGGAGTCGGCGACTGTGA
- a CDS encoding TauD/TfdA dioxygenase family protein — protein MTVTSEQPATDVRAELNLTRLGPRFGAEVHDIDLTRLRDGQVQALREALVEHKVLFLRDQDVDDAAQIDFGRRLGEVTAGHPVHDSGDVPPEVYAVDSQDNGFADIWHTDVTFVRRPPAISVLRAVELPPYGGDTNWADSQLAYESLSPGLRAHVDTLTAVHDGSREFGYYLAQRRKGRGNVWEGETFTDLVPVEHPVVRVHPESGRKGLFVNPGFTSHVVGVSAEESRGLLDILYAHLTKPEHVVRHRWRRGDVALWDNRSTAHYANRDYGDTRRVMHRITLRGDIPTAP, from the coding sequence ATGACCGTCACCAGCGAACAGCCGGCCACCGACGTCCGCGCGGAGCTGAACCTCACCAGGCTGGGCCCCCGTTTCGGCGCCGAGGTCCACGACATCGACCTCACCCGCCTCCGGGACGGCCAGGTGCAGGCGCTCCGCGAGGCCCTCGTGGAGCACAAGGTGCTCTTCCTGCGCGACCAGGACGTCGACGACGCCGCGCAGATCGACTTCGGCCGGCGGCTGGGGGAGGTCACCGCGGGCCACCCCGTCCACGACTCCGGCGACGTCCCGCCCGAGGTGTACGCCGTGGACAGCCAGGACAACGGCTTCGCCGACATCTGGCACACCGACGTCACCTTCGTACGGCGTCCCCCGGCGATCTCCGTGCTGCGCGCGGTGGAACTGCCGCCGTACGGAGGTGACACGAACTGGGCGGACAGCCAACTCGCCTACGAGTCGCTGTCGCCGGGGCTGCGCGCCCACGTGGACACGCTCACCGCGGTGCACGACGGCAGCCGCGAGTTCGGCTACTACCTCGCGCAGCGCCGCAAGGGGCGCGGCAACGTCTGGGAGGGGGAGACCTTCACCGACCTCGTACCGGTGGAGCACCCGGTCGTGCGGGTGCACCCGGAGAGCGGCCGCAAGGGGCTGTTCGTCAACCCCGGGTTCACCTCGCACGTCGTCGGTGTCTCGGCGGAGGAGAGCCGCGGACTGCTCGACATCCTCTACGCCCACCTGACCAAGCCCGAGCACGTCGTCCGGCACCGCTGGCGCCGGGGCGACGTCGCCCTGTGGGACAACCGCAGCACCGCGCACTACGCCAACCGCGACTACGGCGACACGCGCCGCGTCATGCACCGCATCACGCTGCGCGGCGACATCCCGACGGCCCCCTGA
- a CDS encoding ABC transporter permease: protein MPTAPPVPDSGAEEALRDPAPPRRRWGERAGRTLLVRLGLPLLSLGVFLALWQSVASSGRWSDILVPPPAKVWDAFVDVSTTHDGVRGYDGKLLIEHLAISLRRIGVGAGSGIVIGVLFGLVMGSVRWVRALFEPWITFLRTLPPLAYFSLLIVWLGINEEPKITLLAVAAFPPVAVSTTTAVSSVPSSLIEAARALGASRWDVVKDIVVPSALPETFTGIRLAVGVAYSSLVAAELVNGLPGIGGMVKDAANYNNTPVVIVGIFVIGISGLIIDGLLLWLERSAVPWRGRS, encoded by the coding sequence TTGCCCACCGCACCGCCGGTTCCGGACTCCGGCGCAGAGGAAGCCTTACGCGACCCGGCCCCGCCCCGCCGACGATGGGGCGAGCGGGCCGGCCGGACCCTGCTCGTACGCCTCGGCCTGCCGCTGCTCTCGCTCGGGGTGTTCCTCGCGCTGTGGCAGTCGGTCGCGTCGAGCGGACGGTGGAGCGACATCCTGGTCCCGCCGCCGGCCAAGGTGTGGGACGCGTTCGTCGACGTGTCCACGACGCATGACGGCGTGCGCGGCTACGACGGCAAGCTCCTGATCGAGCACCTGGCCATCAGCCTGCGGCGGATCGGTGTCGGGGCGGGCAGCGGCATCGTGATCGGCGTGCTGTTCGGCCTGGTGATGGGCAGCGTGCGGTGGGTGCGGGCGCTGTTCGAGCCGTGGATCACGTTCCTGCGCACCCTGCCGCCGCTGGCCTACTTCTCGCTGCTCATCGTGTGGCTGGGCATCAACGAGGAGCCGAAGATCACGCTGCTGGCCGTGGCCGCCTTCCCGCCGGTCGCGGTGTCCACCACCACGGCGGTCTCCTCGGTGCCGAGCAGCCTCATCGAGGCGGCGCGGGCCCTGGGCGCGTCCCGGTGGGACGTGGTGAAGGACATCGTCGTCCCGTCCGCGCTCCCGGAGACGTTCACCGGCATCCGGCTGGCCGTCGGCGTGGCGTACTCGTCGCTGGTGGCGGCCGAGTTGGTGAACGGGCTGCCCGGGATCGGCGGCATGGTGAAGGACGCCGCCAACTACAACAACACCCCCGTGGTGATCGTCGGCATCTTCGTGATCGGGATCTCCGGTCTGATCATCGACGGCCTGCTGCTGTGGCTGGAGCGCAGCGCGGTGCCGTGGCGCGGCCGCTCGTAA
- a CDS encoding ABC transporter ATP-binding protein, with product MRDVTHRYGRGDRAITAVGPIDLSVPAGEFLVLVGASGCGKSTLLRLVAGFEQPTHGSIEVAGAAPRPGKAASLVFQQPRLFPWRTVRGNVDLALRYAGVARELWPQRRAELLARVGLEGVESRRTWEISGGQQQRVAIARALAAKNPLFLLDEPFAALDALTRERLQEDIREVTDQTGTTAVFVTHSADEAVFLGTRIVVLGKRPGTVVLDLPIDLPRGDVDAEQLRDSPRFAELRTRVAHAVKAAAA from the coding sequence CTGCGCGACGTGACGCACCGCTACGGCCGCGGGGACCGGGCGATCACCGCGGTGGGGCCGATCGACCTGAGCGTGCCCGCCGGCGAGTTCCTGGTGCTGGTGGGTGCCTCCGGCTGCGGCAAGAGCACGCTGCTGCGGCTGGTCGCCGGCTTCGAGCAGCCCACCCACGGCTCGATCGAGGTCGCGGGCGCCGCACCGCGGCCCGGGAAGGCGGCGAGCCTGGTGTTCCAGCAGCCGCGGCTGTTCCCCTGGCGCACGGTGCGGGGCAACGTCGACCTGGCCCTGCGCTACGCCGGGGTCGCCCGGGAGCTGTGGCCGCAGCGGCGCGCCGAACTCCTGGCCCGGGTCGGGCTGGAGGGCGTCGAGAGCCGGCGGACCTGGGAGATCTCCGGCGGCCAGCAGCAGCGCGTCGCCATCGCCCGGGCGCTGGCCGCGAAGAACCCGCTGTTCCTGCTCGACGAACCGTTCGCCGCGCTGGACGCCCTGACCCGCGAGCGGTTGCAGGAGGACATCCGCGAGGTCACCGACCAGACCGGCACCACCGCGGTCTTCGTCACCCACTCCGCCGACGAGGCGGTGTTCCTCGGCACCCGCATCGTCGTGCTCGGCAAGCGGCCCGGCACCGTCGTCCTCGACCTGCCGATCGACCTGCCGCGCGGCGACGTCGACGCGGAGCAACTGCGGGACTCGCCCCGCTTCGCCGAGTTGCGCACCCGCGTCGCCCACGCGGTGAAGGCCGCGGCGGCCTGA
- a CDS encoding helix-turn-helix domain-containing protein — MANPGRFATKKLDTTLSARALYGAELRYFRERMDLTLRDLADRLHIEMSFLARIEQGERRLPDELAAVVDELLHTGGFFERNLEAARSAPRPDRLTPLAEWEWLAVAIREWDAALVPGLLQTDAYAQAVADTYGPLLTDRTQRHRWEARLSRTPVLLAPHGPRYTAVLGEAVLRRPLGGPVAMAVQLDHLAGLVRSERVTLNVLPLIATPHPSAMDGALRVMTFADETPAVHFTSHRTGAYGTEPATVALAHLTYDLLSSAALPADVSLDLIEAAAEGYRAEGGTRERPSRRTEKHPGVVRTAP, encoded by the coding sequence ATGGCCAACCCCGGCCGCTTCGCCACGAAGAAGCTGGACACCACGCTGTCCGCGCGGGCGCTGTACGGCGCCGAACTGCGCTACTTCCGGGAGCGGATGGACCTGACCCTCCGGGACCTGGCGGACAGGCTGCACATCGAGATGTCCTTCCTCGCCCGCATCGAGCAGGGAGAACGCCGGTTGCCCGACGAGCTGGCCGCGGTGGTGGACGAACTCCTCCACACCGGCGGCTTCTTCGAGCGCAACCTCGAAGCCGCCCGGTCCGCGCCCAGGCCCGACCGCCTCACCCCGCTCGCGGAGTGGGAATGGCTCGCCGTCGCCATTCGGGAGTGGGACGCGGCCCTCGTGCCCGGCCTGCTCCAGACGGACGCGTACGCGCAGGCCGTCGCCGACACGTACGGCCCTCTTCTCACGGACCGCACCCAACGCCACCGCTGGGAGGCGCGGTTGTCCCGTACACCCGTACTCCTGGCTCCGCACGGGCCCCGTTACACCGCTGTCCTGGGAGAGGCCGTTCTCCGCCGGCCGCTCGGCGGCCCCGTCGCCATGGCCGTGCAACTCGACCACCTCGCCGGTCTCGTCCGCAGCGAGCGCGTCACGCTCAACGTGCTGCCGTTGATCGCCACCCCTCACCCGAGCGCCATGGATGGCGCGTTGCGGGTGATGACGTTCGCCGACGAGACCCCGGCCGTCCACTTCACCAGCCACCGGACCGGCGCGTACGGCACCGAGCCGGCCACGGTCGCCCTCGCCCACCTCACGTACGACCTGCTGTCGTCGGCGGCCCTGCCTGCGGACGTGTCGCTCGACCTCATCGAGGCCGCGGCCGAGGGGTACCGGGCTGAGGGCGGCACCCGGGAACGGCCGAGTCGGCGTACGGAGAAGCACCCCGGCGTCGTACGCACCGCTCCGTGA
- a CDS encoding siderophore-interacting protein → MITLEVRRRVFLSPGFASVTLGGPGVRDLAVAGGDQAVRLFFPREGQSALRMPTASSEAWMAQVLLMPRSVRRHLVNDRGVPKRDISFFGYWRLGRSAPG, encoded by the coding sequence ATGATCACGCTGGAGGTCCGCCGCCGGGTGTTCCTGTCCCCGGGATTCGCCTCCGTCACCCTGGGCGGACCGGGCGTGCGCGACCTGGCCGTCGCGGGCGGCGACCAGGCGGTACGGCTGTTCTTCCCGCGGGAGGGGCAGAGCGCGCTGCGGATGCCGACGGCGTCGAGCGAGGCGTGGATGGCGCAGGTGCTGCTGATGCCGAGGTCGGTCCGCCGGCACCTCGTCAACGACCGCGGGGTGCCCAAGCGGGACATCTCGTTCTTCGGCTACTGGCGCCTGGGGCGGTCGGCCCCGGGCTGA
- a CDS encoding pyridoxamine 5'-phosphate oxidase family protein: protein MRQDNRPGALRRLTAVDEVEAVIGRPAAVIMLKQIGSLDEGCRAVLARSPVAAVGYRDADGARRTDFVGGAPGFARVLSPTRFSCALPGPGDPRGPASFFFLLPGVGEILRVNGTVAGRAGAETAFDVEEAYMHCAQAVLRSRLWQPPPPEAPSAAADTASPSDPADPADAAGTAAGGPLDRPGVAEFLAAAPFLALSTWDSSAGSDTSPRGDRGPVARILDGRTLVIPDRRGNKRADSLHNLLQDDRLSLAALVPGHGGVLHVRGRGAITDDAPLLATLALRGTPPHLALVVDVEHAELVDNDAVTRSRLWTPDARLDRDAAPDMMALAGDHLAANAGAEGAPPAFLLRLLGALPGVTRLMRLVIDRAYRSGLRKEGYDDEPGARRRQSPRRRAGAGGSGGRARSRAGQGDR, encoded by the coding sequence GTGCGGCAGGACAACCGGCCGGGCGCGCTGCGCCGGCTGACAGCGGTGGACGAGGTCGAGGCGGTCATCGGCCGCCCCGCGGCTGTGATCATGCTCAAGCAGATCGGCTCGCTCGACGAGGGGTGCCGGGCCGTCCTCGCCCGCTCCCCGGTCGCCGCCGTCGGCTACCGGGACGCGGACGGTGCCCGCCGTACGGACTTCGTCGGCGGTGCGCCCGGGTTCGCGCGGGTGCTGTCCCCGACCCGTTTCTCGTGCGCGCTGCCCGGACCGGGCGACCCGCGCGGCCCGGCCTCGTTCTTCTTCCTGCTACCGGGGGTCGGGGAGATCCTGCGCGTCAACGGGACGGTGGCCGGGCGCGCGGGGGCGGAGACCGCCTTCGACGTCGAGGAGGCGTACATGCACTGCGCGCAGGCGGTCCTGCGCTCCCGGCTGTGGCAGCCGCCCCCGCCCGAGGCGCCGTCCGCCGCGGCGGACACGGCGAGCCCGTCCGACCCCGCCGACCCCGCCGACGCGGCCGGCACGGCGGCGGGCGGCCCGCTGGACCGCCCCGGCGTCGCCGAGTTCCTGGCCGCGGCGCCGTTCCTCGCGCTGTCCACCTGGGACTCCTCCGCCGGGAGCGACACCTCGCCACGCGGCGACCGGGGCCCGGTCGCGCGGATTCTCGACGGCCGCACCCTCGTCATCCCGGACCGCAGGGGCAACAAGCGCGCCGACTCGCTGCACAACCTGCTCCAGGACGACCGGTTGTCGCTCGCCGCGCTCGTCCCGGGGCACGGCGGCGTGCTGCACGTCCGCGGCCGCGGCGCGATCACCGACGACGCCCCGCTGCTGGCGACACTGGCGCTGCGGGGGACACCCCCGCACCTCGCGCTGGTCGTCGACGTCGAGCACGCCGAACTGGTGGACAACGACGCCGTCACGCGCTCGCGGCTGTGGACCCCCGACGCGCGCCTCGACCGCGACGCCGCGCCGGACATGATGGCGTTGGCCGGGGACCACCTCGCCGCCAACGCCGGTGCCGAGGGCGCTCCGCCGGCGTTCCTGCTCAGGCTGCTCGGCGCGCTCCCCGGTGTGACCCGCCTGATGCGGCTGGTGATCGACCGCGCCTACCGCTCCGGGCTGCGCAAGGAGGGCTACGACGACGAGCCCGGTGCGCGCCGCCGCCAGAGCCCCCGGCGCCGCGCCGGGGCCGGGGGGAGCGGCGGGCGGGCGCGGAGCCGCGCAGGGCAGGGGGACCGGTAG
- a CDS encoding ABC transporter substrate-binding protein, which translates to MAGALAATASAALTACGGSGGSGGGGKRLRIGYFAFPSGDLIVKNQKLLAKALPDYRITWIKFDSGATVNQAFLGKSLDIAALGSSPFASGISGSSPIPYKAAFVLDVAGDNEALVARRSTGITTVAGLKGKTVATPFASTSHYSLLAALQQAGLEASDVKLVDLQPQPILAAWQRGDIDAAYVWLPTLDELRKTGVQLVSSKSIGAGGKPTLDLAVVTDELIARDPHAIDVWRRTEAHALRLLASDPDGTARSVAAELGISLADARAQLAQGVFLTPAEESSAQWLGTDGSPGKLVDYVTSTAGFLAAQKQIPAAPSRATVGKALYLKGLPGVLA; encoded by the coding sequence ATGGCCGGCGCCCTGGCGGCGACGGCCTCCGCGGCGCTCACCGCCTGCGGAGGGAGCGGCGGGAGCGGTGGCGGCGGGAAGCGGCTGCGCATCGGGTACTTCGCCTTCCCCAGCGGGGACCTGATCGTGAAGAACCAGAAGCTGCTGGCCAAGGCGCTGCCCGACTACCGGATCACCTGGATCAAGTTCGACTCGGGCGCCACGGTGAACCAGGCGTTCCTGGGCAAGTCCCTGGACATCGCCGCCCTGGGCTCCAGCCCGTTCGCCAGCGGGATCTCGGGCTCCTCGCCGATCCCGTACAAGGCCGCGTTCGTCCTGGACGTCGCGGGCGACAACGAGGCGCTGGTGGCGCGCAGGAGCACCGGCATCACGACGGTGGCCGGCCTCAAGGGGAAGACGGTGGCCACCCCCTTCGCGTCCACCTCGCACTACAGCCTGCTGGCGGCCCTTCAGCAGGCGGGGCTGGAGGCGTCGGACGTCAAGCTCGTCGACCTCCAGCCGCAGCCGATCCTCGCCGCCTGGCAGCGCGGCGACATCGACGCCGCCTACGTGTGGCTGCCGACCCTGGACGAGTTGCGGAAGACCGGCGTCCAACTCGTCAGCAGCAAGAGCATCGGGGCGGGCGGCAAGCCGACCCTGGACCTGGCGGTGGTGACGGACGAGCTGATCGCCAGGGACCCGCACGCCATCGACGTCTGGCGCCGGACCGAGGCGCACGCCCTGCGCCTGCTCGCATCCGACCCGGACGGGACCGCGCGTTCGGTGGCGGCCGAGTTGGGCATCAGCCTGGCGGACGCCAGGGCGCAGCTCGCGCAGGGCGTCTTCCTCACCCCCGCTGAGGAGTCCTCCGCGCAGTGGCTGGGCACGGACGGCAGCCCGGGCAAGCTGGTGGACTACGTCACCAGCACCGCGGGGTTCCTGGCCGCCCAGAAGCAGATCCCGGCCGCGCCGAGCCGGGCGACGGTCGGCAAGGCGCTCTACCTGAAGGGGCTGCCCGGTGTCCTCGCCTGA
- a CDS encoding DUF6011 domain-containing protein, with amino-acid sequence MKDDAPLPGLATDEELAAGRRVVRCAMCGHPLSDAESRAWGLGENCRRKLGADAPVRRPGRFEVAQDGIPGV; translated from the coding sequence ATGAAGGACGACGCGCCGCTGCCCGGACTCGCCACCGACGAGGAGTTGGCGGCGGGGCGCCGCGTCGTACGGTGCGCGATGTGCGGGCATCCGCTGTCCGACGCCGAGAGCAGGGCGTGGGGGCTCGGCGAGAACTGCCGGCGGAAACTGGGCGCCGATGCCCCGGTGCGCCGCCCCGGGCGGTTCGAGGTCGCCCAGGACGGCATCCCCGGGGTCTGA